In Takifugu rubripes chromosome 22, fTakRub1.2, whole genome shotgun sequence, the genomic window aaaaaataaaaacggcCTGTCCATCAATACAACACCCGAGGCCTTTCATTAGCTAACCGGGCTAAAGCTAAAGACAGAAATGCTCGGGGACATTCGGTAGCGAGCAAAGCGCAAAACCCAAAGATTTATTGTCGGTAAGTAGTTGCTCTTGGCGCCGCCCGCGAGCAGACGCTGGAGACGGCCCCTTAGCATTGAAAGATTTCGAGTCGTGCCTCCAATTTCCTCCGAAGAAAGATGGAGCGGCGAAAACAGGGCAATATTCTCAAACAGAGAATGGAAAATATGTTGGACAAATCATGCGCTCTCGTGCACGGGCCGCCAACAGAAGTCAAACGCGCTGTAATATCTCCcccgggtgggggtggggggagggggggctagCGCCGGCTGCTAAGTCCATTGACATCGTGACATCACGATCAATCCTTCTCCCTTCAAGAATTAAATTCGGAGACTCTTAAACGACACATCGAGGACTAAACACCAACGGCAGTCGGTCCCAAATACATGTTGCAGATATCAGATCCAACTCCCACTccaaagggggggagggggggggggtcaggccaTTGAACTCCCACCGAGCCGAACATTTCTGGTCCTGCAAAACGCATCCAGACAAAGGCTAACATTTCTATCGGGAGGCCCAGACACCCTGGAAGCGCCCACGACCCGCAGACCCCTGTAAAccctcacgcacacacgctAGGAATTAATCCAAATCGCTCCCACATGCTCATAAATCCCAGCATCGGTTTATTAATATGAATATTGCGTTTGCGGCTGCGCTGCCGTCACGTAAACAGATTCCTGGCACGCCGTGGTGAgtctttgtcttttctcttgcagacacaacagactatACTTCAATTCGATGTGACAGGTAATTCGCAGCCTTCACTCACATCAGCTGTTTGCACtttgcagcttctcctccccctccacctccacttgGAGGCTGCCGTGGAAACATTAGCTCCATCTGCTTAGTTTTGAGCCTGCGCCGAGGGGCGATGTCTGCTTTAGATTTTAAAAACGCCGCCCCGGCGCATGATGGGTCGTCTGTGTTGTCCACAGGGAGCGGCAGCAGCCGAGACGGGTCCACCAGGGCTGGAGGGAGATCCACGCTGCCGTCGCTCTGACCAACCTGGCCCAGGGGCAGAGCTGCACGCCGGAGCAGAGCGGCATGGTCCGgcccggcgccgccgccgccggccagAGGCACACCAGGGAGCCGCTGGCGCTCAGCAGGAGGGCTTTGAtcaacaggatgtgtgtgacaGGACCTACCTGTGCTCTgaggcagagctgcaccgtgaGGCCCGCTCTGGCCAGCAGAATCATCCAGAAGTCCTCTCACATCTCCGAGGTCCAGACTGTTAACGTGGCCCTGGCCGGGGGGGTCTCGGCGCCCGGCATCCGGGCCGAGCTCATCCTTCCTTAGCCTACAGGACTTCCAGATGCCCGACAGTCTTGGAATTGTAcaattataattttatttttttgtttgtttgtttaacctTTATTAACCAAGAGCCTCCAAGGGCAGAGATCCAAGGACGAAgcaccacgggggggggggggggggactcaaacccacaaccttcagACTGTGACGCAACAGTAGCGAACTTTTGCATGGCATTAGCACGCGGGACCTCTGGCCCGTAGACAGTTTCTGTTTCGACGTATTATTGCCCGTTGTTGCAGTAAGTTACTCGACCTCCCCTGAGACGCGGATTATCCCCCGGGGGAAAAGTCCCACAGCAGCTATATGAATAAAACCAAATGTGAAACCAGGAGATCGATCGTTTGCTTTGACCCGAGCGGAAAGATGCGGAGCTGCGCTTGAAATTTGGGGTTGAGGGTGCCGGAAGGTCCCAGCTAAGATTGGATCAGTGCTAACAGCGCGTTCTGCTGCCCTCTACTGGCCGGAAAATGGTTTCAACAAGTCCAAGGAGGTTTCTTGACCAACTGTTTAAtataatttaattaaaaaaaatggaactgaTGGCATAATGACGTGACATTTGCCTGTAGaactaaataaaaacaaatttcttttttttttaaatgtgaatattgtCACCACCAGGCCGTTAAACAGCCTTTTTAGGTCCAGAAACATCCCGACGAGCATCTCGTTCGCTCTCGGGAACATTCAGACACTTGTTATCAGGTTACTCTGGGACAGTTTTTAATAAAACCCACATGGTTACCaggactttttcttttttccactttgAGTTCCCGTTCAgccttttgacattttgagcaAATGATGCTTTCAGCAGACGTCAGCGTCACGGAAAAGACGGCCCCTCTCCCTTTTCCACTGTGAACCTGCTTCTGATTAAGTGAACTCACACACGGGACGGACACTAAATGGAACAACGCTGTCGGACGTGCACGTCCTTTATTTCAGTATGAGATGACAGAGGCGGCGAGCGTGGCAAACGCCATGCGGCGCCGGGCTGGCGTTGGTTTATATGACTCAAACAGACGACACGAGGGAGAAGCACGGGCATCCGGAGAGGTCAGAACAGGTTTACATACAGAAAATAGGTCCGACAGTCAGACGTGACACAAGATTAATACTTTCGCTACATCAAGGTCATACAATCACATGACCGTCACGAAAACCAGTAAAAGCGCcgtttttttgtagtttttctAACCTCTAAATAGCGTAAATATTGCCGTCATGGTCCAGATCTGACAGAGAAGAAAGATGGAGCCCTAAATTTAGTCTTTTTAAagtggaaaataaaggaaaggtTTGAAGCGTCAGGAGCAGGGAGGCCTGGTGGGATGGCGTAGATGTGGTGTTCACATGATGGCGCCGGCCAAcgttccacatgatgagaaatgGAGCCGGTAAACATGCTCGGTTTGAGGTTTTGGATTGGAACTTTGCAGCCGCTTGTGCTGATTATAATACATGATTTGGAGTCATATCTGGCCAGAGTCATGTGACGCTATCGCCGCCTCCCTCTCTAAAACACTTCTGGGCGTTCCTCTTGTCCGAGCAGAGCGGTGGCGAGTGGCAGGTGAGTTGTGAAGGAGGTGTGCAAACAAAGCAAAGTCTgggcggagcagcagaaccatccCGACGGGCTCTTCTCCTCAGAGCTCCGGTCCGGTCCCGCCGCTCCCTCTTTCGCCGTGGTCCTTTCCATTCCTGGCCCGGGGTTACTTCTGTCAGGTTGCTGGGAGTCTCAGGGTATGGAGCAGTAACCGCCGCAGGCACGGCCgccgccctgctgctgctcgcccAGCTGGAGCCTCTGGCCCGTGTTGTCGCTCTCCCACAGTCCCGGGGTCTGGAGGAtcttctccaccagctcctcaaAGGCACATTGGACGCCGTCTTTGGTCTTTGCGCTGGCCTCTGAACGAAATCAGGCGGATTGGtggatttaaaatttaaaaaaaaagggaaggttGAGGTGTTCACAGTTCCTCAAAGACACGAGGGGACGTCCCACAGAGCAGAGACGTCCTCACGTCTGATTAAACCCACATCTTTTTCTTGGATCCCCCGTCCCCTCTCAAAGCCGCTTAATTAAAACGGTTTTAAAATGGAAACTCCACAGGAACGTTAACCTAATTTCCCAGACGGGCAGATGTGAATCAGGAACACGTGCGGACGAGGATCCGGTAAAACGGAGCGCCGCCAGATTTTAATCATAACGCAGCTGCGTCTTCCATCGCGGCTCCAAAGCCAAAAACAGTCAACGTAAACAAGGCAACAAACCCGAACCGAGCGCCCGGTGCGCCGAGGGACGTCTCGGCTGCTTCCAGCCCCACAATTAGAGCTCCGACATCTGAAGGAAACGTGGTAGCAGCTCCGCGTTCCATTTGATGGCTGCGTGACTCTAAATGAGCATGTCTGATTCGACTATACGTACCAATAAAAAGCATCGAGTGTTTCCTGGCAAACTTCAGCCCCTCGTTTCTGTCCACTTCACGGTCATCCTGAAAGCAGAAGCAGACGTCCCGGGGTTCAGAACCTCCAAAAACACAGAGCGAGCGTCGTTCCGGGGGCTCGAACCTTGTCGATTTTGTTCCCCACGAGCATTTTCACGAGGTCCATCCGAGTGGTGTAGGTCTCCAGCTCGTTCAGCCAGTTCTCCAGCTTCACAAAAGTGTCGCGCCTGGAGACGTCGTACACTGTCGGCACAAACAGAAGCGTTCGCGCGCGCGTGTACGAGCGTGGTGAACAGAAATCGGGCTCTGCGTGTGGAGCCAAATGCGTGGT contains:
- the LOC101072736 gene encoding ras-related protein Rab-18, with amino-acid sequence MDEDVLTTLKLLIIGESGVGKSSLLLRFTDDTFDPELAATIGVDFKVKTLAIDGNRAKLAIWDTAGQERFRTLTPSYYRGAQGVILVYDVSRRDTFVKLENWLNELETYTTRMDLVKMLVGNKIDKDDREVDRNEGLKFARKHSMLFIEASAKTKDGVQCAFEELVEKILQTPGLWESDNTGQRLQLGEQQQGGGRACGGYCSIP